One Denticeps clupeoides chromosome 12, fDenClu1.1, whole genome shotgun sequence genomic window carries:
- the LOC114800506 gene encoding protein FAM107B, producing MDQSGGVILRRMGHRNHKKDHLWATYGNLSSQKAVKDQDELIQPKKLVSPTLESSDHRRFHRELLLSIRRALLPGKKPELLRVLEQRRFRQQRERELALGSSSDLELELRKRQQRLLEYELEERRSAEDQKNIPEFVRVRENLRHIQVSRL from the exons ATGGACCAGAGCGGCGGG GTCATCTTGAGAAGAATGGGCCATCGGAACCACAAGAAAG ACCATTTATGGGCCACCTATGGAAACCTTTCATCTCAAAAGGCGGTCAAGGACCAGGATGAACTCATTCAGCCAAAGAAGCTAGTCAGCCCAACCCTGGAGTCGTCCGACCACCGGCGCTTCCACCGGGAACTTCTGCTGAGCATCAGACG GGCCTTGCTGCCGGGCAAGAAGCCCGAGCTGCTGAGGGTCCTGGAGCAGCGGAGGTTTCGGCAGCAGCGGGAGCGGGAGCTCGCCCTCGGGAGCAGCTCGgacctggagctggagctgcgCAAGAGGCAACAGAGGCTCCTGGAG TATgagctggaggagaggaggagtgcAGAAGACCAGAAGAACATTCCAGAGTTCGTACGTGTGAGAGAGAATCTCAGGCACATCCAGGTGTCCAGGCTGTGA